In Candidatus Methylomirabilota bacterium, the genomic stretch AATACCGGCCAGGTGACCTGGCAAAAATTTGTCCCATGGAAGAATCTTGACAGGTTGCCGGAAGTCTTTGAGTACGCCTCTCGCGAGCAGAACCGCTATGGCAAAACGGAAGATGCCACATCACACACCACTGGTCATGGCGGGGGACCGCAGGACGAGCAGCACCGGCCGGTTCATAAAAAGGGTGGCCTGCCGCCCGAAAGCAAAGACCAAAACGAATGAGGGACCGCCAGGTGACGGCACCACCCGTATCTAGAAGAAGTCACGCCTTTTGTTGACCAATCCTCCCGATGGATCCGATTCCCTATTCGCAGCTCAGAGGCTCGAATCCTCTTGGGCGCACTAGGGGCATAGGTTTTTTGCCTATGCAAACCATGGAGCTTTGCCTGGTAGAAAAAACCGGTTTGCCCCCGATTTACAACCACAAGGCCTCCATGCTATTTGGAGGAACCGGGAAGACACTCCTGTGGTTGAGTGCATCGCTTGCCGCGAAGAAAGGGCATTGACCGTTCCTTCAAGAAACCATCAAGCAGAGGAGGCAATGATGAAGAGGATGAAAACGCTGATTGCGTTGGGTGCGACGCTGGGGCTGGTGATCCTGTCCACACACGACACCTGGGCACTAGAGAAGATCGTCAAATCCGTGGCCGAGGGTTGTAACAAGGAGATCCGAACCTATTGCAGCAACGTCACGCCCGGCGAGGGCCGCGTGCTTGCTTGCCTGTTTTCGCATCAGGACAAGCTGTCTGGGCGGTGTGAATACGCGCTTTACGACGCGGCCGTGCAGCTCGAGCGCGCGGTTGCGGCGCTGACTTACGTGGCCAACGAGTGCGATGCCGACCTCGAAACATACTGCGCGAATTTCAGGCCCGGTGAGGGCCGCCTGGTCCAGTGCCTGAAGAAAAACGAGAAGAAGCTGAACCAGCGGTGCACCCAGGCGATCAAGGATGTCGGCTTGGAAGTCAGGTAATGTCGGCCCTGGCGGCGCCCCCTGGAAGTCGACAAGCGAGATGTGCAGAGAGTCCAGTTGCCGCGTCCTGCACACACAGGTGAGGGTTCAGGGCTGAGAGTCGAGAGTGGAGTGTGGAGAGCCCTGTGCTACATTTCGAATTTCGAAATTCGAATTTGGAAATTGAGAGGGTTGGAGAGGTGATAGGACAGCGTGCCGCAGGTCAGGCACTGCCCACCAGGCCAAGGGGGAACCCGAGGATGATGAGAGGAGGAGACGCCTTGAACGTGATGGTCTGGGGAAAGCGGGTCGGGAATTTTGTCCCTTGACGCGACTTTGCCTTTGGTATATTCGGAGGGCGAGCCCCAGGAGGTTTGTCCGATCTAGATTACCGGGTCTCGTGATCCGGGAGGGCTGGTGCTTGCCGGGGAAGGCAGCAACCGGCGCACAAAAGATCAGGACGGGTCACCTGGGGCTCCTTCACGCCAGGTCCTCGCCCCCGTCCCCTCGGCCGACTCCTGCTGCTCGAAAAAAAACACCGGGGGGCTTATGTAGCCCACCCGGTGCTCTATGTGCTGCCGAGCTTTCTCCTTTTTTAGCGCTTGACCATCAGTACCTATCTCGGCGGCCGCCGCCGCCACCGCCACGCCCCCCGCCAAAACCGCCACGACCACCGCCTCCCCGGGGCTGCTGCTCGCGGGCCATGTTGACCGTGAGGGCGCGCCCACCGACCTCGGTACCGTTGAGGGAACTGATCGCCGCCTGCGCGCCTTCCTCGGTGGCCATGTTCACAAACGCAAAGCCGCGCGGGCGTCCGGTATCCCGATCTGTGATGATATTGACTTCGAGCACCTCGCGGCCACCTTCCTCAAAGAGCGTGCGGAGTTGCTGCTCATCCACGGTGAAGGGGAGATTGCCCACGTACACTTTCGATCCCATGCTTCTTTCTCCTTTTCCCGATACCGATCCCCGATGCTGTGCTAGGCCGGACCGCACTCTTACGGTCGGTCATCCTGACGCCTGAGGGCGCGGTTCTGTTGTTTGCGACGCCGACGAGCAGCCTCGCGAACCTTGCGGCGCTTCCGCTCCCCTGGCTTTTCATAGCTCTTTTTCCGTTTCAACTCCCGGAGGATCCCGTCACGAAGCACGATGCGCTTGAAGGCGCGGAGCGCCGGTTCGACCCCGCGTTCGTCCACGGTGACCTCGAGGGGACGACGATGCGAGGGGCGCTCATCCCCCTCTTTCCCCTGGTATTCACGCCGCCGATACTCTGCCATCCTTCCTCCATTCGCCTGCTGTAGTCGCAGGCTTGATCGCCCATCATTGGAACACCAAGGCCGCGGGACTACAGTCC encodes the following:
- a CDS encoding cysteine rich repeat-containing protein translates to MKTLIALGATLGLVILSTHDTWALEKIVKSVAEGCNKEIRTYCSNVTPGEGRVLACLFSHQDKLSGRCEYALYDAAVQLERAVAALTYVANECDADLETYCANFRPGEGRLVQCLKKNEKKLNQRCTQAIKDVGLEVR
- a CDS encoding RNA-binding protein — encoded protein: MGSKVYVGNLPFTVDEQQLRTLFEEGGREVLEVNIITDRDTGRPRGFAFVNMATEEGAQAAISSLNGTEVGGRALTVNMAREQQPRGGGGRGGFGGGRGGGGGGRRDRY
- the rpsU gene encoding 30S ribosomal protein S21 produces the protein MAEYRRREYQGKEGDERPSHRRPLEVTVDERGVEPALRAFKRIVLRDGILRELKRKKSYEKPGERKRRKVREAARRRRKQQNRALRRQDDRP